Proteins from one Bradyrhizobium amphicarpaeae genomic window:
- a CDS encoding 2'-5' RNA ligase family protein produces MDRTFILTAELDPASFNWLDGLRRAHFPPARNMLNAHLTLFHRLSLAQASRLADVDLPAGVMPMHCDGVRLLGFGVAIEISCPELARLRTALRIAMGGELSRQDSQGWRPHVTIQNKVTAAAARGLYDELRASFVPRAGAVGGLLVWEYLNGPWRLDRRLPFNS; encoded by the coding sequence ATGGATCGGACGTTCATACTGACCGCGGAATTGGACCCCGCCAGCTTCAACTGGCTGGATGGACTGCGCCGCGCGCATTTTCCGCCCGCGCGCAACATGTTGAACGCCCATCTCACGCTGTTTCACCGCCTCTCGCTTGCGCAAGCGAGCCGGCTGGCCGATGTCGACTTGCCCGCAGGCGTGATGCCGATGCACTGCGACGGTGTTCGCCTGCTCGGCTTCGGTGTCGCCATCGAGATCAGCTGCCCTGAACTCGCGCGATTGCGGACTGCGCTGCGCATCGCCATGGGCGGCGAACTGTCCCGGCAGGACAGCCAGGGCTGGCGGCCGCATGTCACCATCCAGAACAAGGTCACGGCCGCTGCAGCGCGCGGTCTTTACGACGAGCTTCGCGCCAGCTTCGTGCCGCGCGCAGGCGCTGTTGGTGGGCTGCTGGTCTGGGAGTATTTAAATGGTCCATGGCGGCTGGACCGCCGGCTTCCATTCAACAGCTAA